One genomic segment of Caldimonas brevitalea includes these proteins:
- a CDS encoding TetR/AcrR family transcriptional regulator yields MKSTATAPRPTAHTTTRSTARSTYRHGDLRRALLEAGIELARSGGPDAVVLREATRRAGVVPNAAYRHFGSREELLHAVGAAGLAALALSMETELGQVPSGLPPEQHARAGLRAVGAGYLRFAQAEPGWFRTAFATAQPSEPPDPAKAGHSGLNPFQLLGAALDRLVAVGRLPAERRPGAEFLAWSAVHGLALLVIEGPLRGVAPAQAQALGQRLLEMVDQGL; encoded by the coding sequence ATGAAGTCCACTGCCACCGCCCCCCGCCCCACTGCACACACGACCACACGGTCCACGGCGCGCAGCACCTACCGCCATGGTGATCTGCGACGCGCGCTGCTCGAGGCGGGCATCGAGCTGGCGCGCTCAGGCGGGCCCGACGCGGTGGTGCTGCGCGAAGCGACACGCCGGGCCGGGGTGGTGCCCAATGCCGCCTACCGCCACTTCGGCAGCCGCGAGGAGTTGCTGCACGCGGTCGGCGCCGCAGGCTTGGCGGCACTCGCACTGTCGATGGAAACAGAGCTGGGCCAGGTGCCGAGCGGGTTGCCACCCGAGCAGCACGCGAGGGCCGGGTTGCGCGCCGTGGGCGCGGGTTATCTGCGCTTCGCCCAGGCCGAACCTGGCTGGTTCCGCACCGCCTTCGCCACGGCCCAGCCGAGCGAACCACCCGACCCCGCCAAGGCCGGACACAGCGGCCTCAACCCCTTTCAGCTGCTGGGCGCCGCGCTCGACCGGCTGGTCGCCGTCGGTCGATTGCCGGCCGAGCGACGGCCCGGCGCCGAGTTCCTGGCCTGGTCGGCCGTCCATGGCCTCGCGCTGCTCGTCATCGAAGGGCCGCTGCGCGGCGTTGCACCGGCACAGGCTCAGGCCCTCGGGCAGCGCCTGCTCGAAATGGTCGACCAGGGACTCTGA
- a CDS encoding glycosyltransferase family 2 protein codes for MSSTLSPSISVLMPTYQQAQFIARALDSLQAQSLTDWEAIIVDDGSQDGTAQAVLPFLSDPRIHYHKLERNTGLGAALNNALDRARAPLIAYLPSDDVYYRDHLASLHAALAAAPDAVLACSGVRHHYNRQAEGQIPGYPLQLVQCLHRKTEARWVARDALESDDLERLFWGRLRASGRVVGTEQVTCEWVDHPLQRHKLMQEPVGGINPFRQHYRVDQPLRFHTTVGNLMDEVSQYRSARERPDTPRAHNGLKILLVGELAYNADRVLALEEQGHKLYGLWMRDPYWYNAVGPLAFGHVEDLPRHHWREAIDRIQPDVIYALLNWQAVPFAHEVMRATPGIPFVWHFKEGPFICLEKGTWPQLIDLYQGADGQIFTSPEMRDWFDTIVPGLSASKPTHVLDGDLPKRDWFEGRERRPLLSAADGEVHTVVPGRPIGLHPHTVAELAGLGVHLHFYGDFTHGQWRQWIDKTRTLAPRHLHLHANVDQPRWVDEFSQYDAGWLHFFRSENGGEIRRANWDDLNYPARMATLAVAGLPMIQHRNPGALVATQTLADELGVGVFFDTLEDLGAQLHDRERLQAVRERVWQQRFRFTFDHHVPDLVTFFRTVVEAARQRRSGTSLPQRQTA; via the coding sequence ATGTCGTCCACCCTGTCCCCGTCGATCAGCGTGCTGATGCCGACCTATCAGCAAGCCCAGTTCATCGCACGCGCGCTCGACAGCCTGCAGGCCCAGAGCCTGACCGACTGGGAGGCGATCATCGTCGACGACGGGTCACAGGACGGTACCGCCCAGGCGGTGCTGCCCTTTCTGAGCGACCCTCGCATCCACTATCACAAGCTCGAACGCAACACCGGGCTGGGCGCCGCGCTCAACAACGCCCTCGACCGGGCGCGGGCACCGCTGATCGCCTACCTGCCGAGCGACGACGTCTATTACCGCGACCACCTGGCCAGCCTGCACGCCGCCCTCGCGGCGGCCCCCGACGCGGTACTGGCCTGCTCCGGCGTGCGCCACCACTACAACCGCCAGGCGGAAGGTCAGATCCCCGGCTATCCGCTGCAACTGGTGCAATGCCTGCATCGGAAGACCGAGGCACGCTGGGTCGCCCGCGACGCACTCGAATCGGACGATCTGGAGCGGCTGTTCTGGGGCCGGCTGCGCGCCAGCGGCCGTGTCGTCGGCACCGAGCAGGTCACCTGCGAGTGGGTCGACCACCCATTGCAGCGCCACAAGCTCATGCAGGAGCCGGTCGGCGGCATCAACCCGTTCCGGCAGCATTACCGCGTCGACCAGCCGCTGCGCTTCCACACCACCGTGGGCAACCTGATGGACGAGGTGAGCCAGTACCGCAGCGCCCGCGAGCGGCCCGACACGCCGCGGGCCCACAACGGGCTGAAGATCCTGCTGGTCGGCGAGCTGGCCTACAACGCCGACCGGGTGCTGGCGCTCGAGGAGCAGGGGCACAAGCTCTATGGCTTGTGGATGCGCGATCCGTATTGGTACAACGCCGTCGGCCCGCTGGCCTTCGGCCACGTCGAAGACCTGCCGCGTCACCACTGGCGCGAAGCGATCGACCGCATCCAGCCCGACGTCATCTATGCGCTGCTCAACTGGCAGGCGGTGCCGTTCGCCCACGAGGTGATGCGCGCGACGCCCGGCATTCCCTTCGTGTGGCACTTCAAGGAGGGCCCGTTCATCTGCCTCGAGAAGGGCACCTGGCCGCAGCTGATCGACCTGTACCAGGGCGCCGACGGGCAGATCTTCACCAGCCCCGAGATGCGCGACTGGTTCGACACCATCGTGCCGGGACTGTCGGCCAGCAAGCCGACCCATGTGCTCGACGGTGACTTGCCCAAGCGCGACTGGTTCGAAGGACGCGAGCGGCGCCCGTTGTTGTCGGCCGCCGACGGCGAGGTGCACACGGTCGTGCCCGGCCGGCCGATCGGCCTGCACCCGCACACCGTCGCCGAACTCGCCGGCCTCGGTGTGCACCTGCATTTCTACGGCGACTTCACGCACGGCCAGTGGCGCCAGTGGATCGACAAGACCCGCACGCTGGCGCCACGCCATCTGCACCTGCATGCCAACGTCGACCAGCCTCGCTGGGTCGACGAGTTCTCGCAATACGACGCCGGTTGGTTGCACTTCTTCCGCAGCGAGAACGGCGGCGAGATCCGCCGCGCCAACTGGGACGACCTCAACTACCCCGCGCGTATGGCCACGCTCGCCGTCGCCGGGCTGCCGATGATCCAGCACCGCAACCCAGGCGCCCTGGTGGCCACCCAGACGCTGGCTGACGAGCTGGGCGTGGGCGTGTTCTTCGACACGCTGGAAGACCTCGGCGCGCAACTGCACGACCGCGAGCGGCTGCAAGCGGTGCGCGAACGCGTGTGGCAGCAGCGGTTTCGCTTCACCTTCGACCACCACGTGCCGGACCTGGTGACGTTTTTCCGCACCGTGGTGGAGGCGGCGCGGCAGCGACGCAGCGGAACGTCGCTGCCGCAGCGCCAGACGGCTTGA
- a CDS encoding ammonium transporter translates to MEPYKQGGDVLVLLVGALMVLAMHAGFAFLELGTVRRKNQVNALVKILVDFSVSTLAYFFVGYTVAYGVDFLRPAAELTQRNGVELVRFFFLLTIAAAVPAIVSGGIAERARFFPQVLATAVLVGLVYPLYEGVVWNQRFGVQAALQTLTGVPMHDFAGSVVVHAVGGWIALPAVWLLGPRNHRLRHDGSLSAHPPSSIPFLALGAWVLTLGWFGFNVMSAKSIENISGLVAVNSLMAMVGGTLAALLLGRNDPGFVHNGPLAGLVSVCAGSDVMHPAGALVVGAVAGAMFVAMFTLMQNRWKLDDVLGVWPLHGVCGAWGGISVGLFGQPFLGGLGGVSLVAQVLGTLLGIAWALVAGLLVYASLQRMLGLRLSPEEEFDGADLSTHRISSTPEREGSR, encoded by the coding sequence ATGGAGCCATACAAGCAGGGCGGCGACGTCCTGGTGCTGTTGGTGGGGGCGCTGATGGTGCTGGCGATGCATGCCGGCTTCGCCTTTCTCGAACTGGGCACGGTGCGCAGGAAGAACCAGGTGAACGCGCTTGTGAAGATCCTGGTCGACTTCTCGGTCTCGACGCTGGCCTACTTCTTCGTCGGCTACACGGTGGCCTACGGCGTGGATTTCCTGCGTCCCGCCGCGGAGCTGACCCAGCGCAATGGCGTCGAGCTGGTGCGCTTCTTTTTCCTGCTCACGATTGCCGCGGCGGTCCCGGCCATCGTCTCCGGCGGCATCGCCGAGCGGGCGCGCTTCTTCCCCCAGGTGCTCGCGACGGCGGTGCTGGTGGGCCTGGTGTACCCGCTGTACGAAGGTGTGGTGTGGAACCAGCGCTTCGGCGTGCAGGCGGCGCTGCAAACGTTGACCGGCGTGCCGATGCACGACTTCGCCGGCTCGGTGGTCGTGCATGCTGTCGGCGGCTGGATCGCATTGCCGGCCGTGTGGCTGCTCGGGCCACGCAACCACCGCTTGCGGCACGACGGCAGCCTCTCGGCGCATCCGCCGTCCAGCATTCCGTTCCTGGCACTCGGTGCCTGGGTGCTGACGCTGGGGTGGTTCGGCTTCAACGTGATGAGCGCCAAATCGATCGAGAACATCAGTGGCCTGGTGGCGGTCAATTCACTGATGGCGATGGTGGGCGGCACCCTCGCCGCCCTGCTGCTGGGCCGCAACGACCCGGGCTTCGTGCACAACGGACCCCTGGCGGGTCTGGTGTCGGTGTGCGCCGGGTCCGACGTCATGCATCCCGCCGGCGCGCTGGTGGTCGGGGCCGTGGCCGGCGCGATGTTCGTCGCGATGTTCACGCTGATGCAGAACAGATGGAAGCTCGACGACGTGCTCGGCGTGTGGCCCTTGCACGGCGTGTGCGGCGCGTGGGGCGGCATCTCGGTCGGTTTGTTCGGCCAGCCGTTCCTGGGCGGCCTGGGCGGCGTGAGCCTGGTGGCGCAGGTGCTCGGCACCCTGTTGGGTATCGCCTGGGCGCTGGTCGCCGGGCTGCTCGTCTATGCCAGCCTGCAGCGGATGCTGGGGCTCCGGCTGAGCCCGGAGGAGGAGTTCGACGGAGCCGACCTCAGCACGCACCGCATCAGCTCGACACCGGAGCGTGAAGGGAGCCGCTGA
- a CDS encoding alpha-amylase family glycosyl hydrolase produces MAPHDAAWWQHHAIYQIYPLSFQDDDGDGRGDLRGIEARLDHLQWLGVGAVWLGPVFRSPMADFGYDIEDHTAIDPVFGSLRDFDRLLQALHARGLRLILDFVPNHTSDRHPWFVESRSSRHSLKRDWYLWADAAPGGGPPNNWLSRFGGSAWAWDAGSGQYYYHAFLEAQPDLNWRHPAVRAAMADVMRFWLRRGVDGFRVDAAAVLAEDRCLRDDPPQDEADTQIPPPERLQRVYTNYRPEVLDWLAELRCACDEFADRVLLGEVDASGDRIAHFCGDPERPLLHLPLNYRLLDTPWRAAPLAAAIEHYLGLLPDHAWPNWVIGSHDKTRIVDRVGPEQARIAALLSCTLPGSVIVYAGDELGLPGAPIAHEHSRDPFERRVPGYGLNRDPERAPMPWQAGHGGGFTSGTPWLPLPPGTDHTSAAAQRDDTTSMLHLYRRLLTLRAQHPALHSTAYTALPMEDDTLLAFQRGSAEHPLAVVLNLGASPRHAQLPPQHRWQVLLSTHLDRDTERLQRTAVLREHEGLVLCPARPADDQR; encoded by the coding sequence GTGGCACCACACGACGCGGCATGGTGGCAGCACCACGCCATCTACCAGATCTACCCCCTGTCCTTTCAGGACGACGACGGCGACGGCCGCGGTGATTTGCGTGGCATCGAAGCCCGCCTCGATCACCTGCAGTGGCTCGGCGTCGGCGCCGTCTGGCTGGGCCCGGTGTTCCGCTCGCCGATGGCCGATTTCGGCTACGACATCGAAGACCACACCGCCATCGACCCGGTGTTCGGATCGCTGCGCGACTTCGACCGGTTGCTGCAGGCCTTGCACGCCCGCGGCCTGCGGCTGATCCTCGACTTCGTGCCCAACCACACCTCCGACCGCCACCCCTGGTTCGTCGAGAGCCGGTCGTCTCGGCACAGCCTCAAGCGCGACTGGTACCTGTGGGCCGACGCCGCGCCCGGCGGTGGCCCGCCCAACAACTGGCTGAGCCGCTTCGGCGGCAGCGCCTGGGCCTGGGACGCGGGCAGCGGCCAGTACTACTACCACGCCTTTCTCGAGGCGCAACCCGACCTGAACTGGCGCCATCCGGCCGTGCGCGCCGCGATGGCCGACGTGATGCGCTTCTGGCTGCGGCGCGGGGTCGACGGCTTTCGCGTCGACGCCGCCGCGGTGCTCGCCGAAGACCGTTGCTTGCGTGACGACCCACCGCAGGACGAGGCCGACACGCAGATCCCGCCGCCCGAGCGTCTCCAACGGGTCTACACCAACTACCGTCCCGAGGTGCTCGACTGGCTGGCCGAACTGCGCTGTGCGTGCGACGAGTTCGCCGACCGGGTCTTGCTGGGCGAGGTCGACGCCAGCGGGGACCGCATCGCCCATTTCTGCGGCGACCCGGAGCGACCGCTGCTGCACCTGCCGCTCAACTACCGTCTGCTCGACACCCCCTGGCGCGCCGCGCCACTGGCAGCGGCCATTGAGCACTATCTGGGCTTGTTGCCGGACCATGCGTGGCCCAACTGGGTCATCGGCAGCCACGACAAGACGCGCATCGTCGACCGTGTCGGCCCGGAGCAGGCGCGGATAGCCGCCTTGCTGTCGTGCACGCTGCCCGGCAGCGTGATCGTCTACGCGGGCGATGAACTGGGCTTGCCCGGGGCGCCGATCGCGCACGAGCACAGCCGCGACCCGTTTGAACGCCGGGTGCCGGGCTACGGGCTCAACCGCGACCCCGAACGGGCGCCGATGCCGTGGCAGGCCGGCCACGGGGGCGGCTTCACCAGCGGGACACCCTGGCTGCCGCTGCCCCCGGGCACCGACCATACAAGCGCAGCGGCACAGCGCGACGACACGACGTCGATGCTGCACCTGTACCGCCGTCTGCTGACCCTGCGGGCGCAACACCCCGCCTTGCACTCGACCGCCTACACGGCGCTGCCGATGGAGGACGACACCTTGCTGGCGTTCCAGCGCGGCAGCGCCGAGCATCCGCTGGCCGTCGTGCTCAACCTCGGCGCGTCGCCGCGCCACGCGCAGCTTCCACCGCAGCACCGCTGGCAGGTGCTGCTCTCCACCCACCTCGACCGGGACACTGAACGGCTGCAGCGGACCGCCGTGCTGCGCGAGCACGAAGGCCTGGTGCTGTGCCCAGCACGCCCTGCTGACGACCAGCGCTGA
- the norR gene encoding nitric oxide reductase transcriptional regulator NorR — protein sequence MTATTLLPSPHSSPLDDAAWRRLLASARAMVHCDAAALLRLADGVLTPVAVDGLSDEALGRAFSVKAHPRLAQLLASGDGLRFAADCPLPDPYDGLVEGQPDILPVHDCMGAPLRVDGRLWGLLTLDALTPGSFDRVQPEQLQALVRLIEAGIESALTIRKLADAAQRDKVLARAAQGGTRLPRELVGKSAAMQQLRREIDTVAASDLTVLIVGETGVGKDLVAQRLHRQSLRHEQPLVQVNCAALPEALADSELFGHRKGAYTGAVHDRAGKFQLADGGTLFLDEVGELPASVQAKLLRALQNGELQRPGSDAVLHVDVRVIAATNRDLAAEVAAGRFRADLYHRLSVYPLRVPPLRERGRDVLALAGGFLEENQHRLGARNLRLSPAAKAALLNLTWPGNVRELEHAIARAALRAVAEQGRAARWIRIEPRHLEMADPGRQPDKAGAPVTPAAPPTPMTLRAATEAFQRGWIESALARHDGSLSAVAREAGMDRSNFHRLARRLGIAAPKPTQG from the coding sequence ATGACTGCCACCACTCTCCTGCCCTCCCCGCATTCCTCGCCGTTGGACGACGCCGCCTGGCGCCGTTTGCTCGCCTCGGCGCGCGCCATGGTGCACTGCGATGCCGCCGCGCTGCTGCGGCTGGCGGACGGCGTGCTGACCCCCGTCGCGGTCGACGGCCTCAGTGACGAAGCCCTCGGGCGCGCCTTCAGCGTGAAGGCCCACCCTCGCCTGGCCCAGCTGCTGGCCAGCGGCGACGGCCTGCGATTCGCCGCCGATTGCCCGCTGCCCGACCCGTACGACGGGCTCGTCGAGGGCCAGCCCGACATCCTCCCGGTCCACGACTGCATGGGCGCGCCGCTGCGCGTCGACGGTCGCCTGTGGGGCCTGCTGACGCTGGACGCCCTGACCCCCGGCAGCTTCGACCGGGTGCAGCCGGAGCAGCTGCAGGCGCTGGTGCGGCTGATCGAGGCCGGCATCGAGTCGGCCTTGACGATCCGCAAGCTGGCCGACGCCGCGCAGCGGGACAAGGTGCTGGCGCGGGCCGCCCAGGGCGGCACCCGGTTGCCGCGCGAGCTGGTTGGCAAGAGCGCCGCGATGCAGCAGCTGCGCCGCGAGATCGACACCGTGGCGGCGTCCGACCTCACGGTGCTGATCGTCGGCGAAACCGGCGTCGGCAAAGACCTCGTCGCGCAGCGGCTGCACCGCCAGTCTTTGCGGCACGAGCAGCCGCTGGTGCAGGTGAACTGCGCCGCCCTGCCCGAGGCGCTGGCCGACAGCGAGCTGTTCGGGCATCGCAAAGGCGCCTACACCGGGGCGGTGCACGACCGCGCCGGCAAGTTCCAGCTGGCCGACGGCGGCACCTTGTTCCTCGACGAGGTGGGCGAGCTGCCGGCCAGCGTGCAGGCCAAGCTGCTGCGTGCGCTGCAAAACGGCGAACTGCAGCGCCCAGGCAGCGATGCGGTGCTGCATGTCGACGTGCGGGTGATCGCGGCCACCAACCGCGACCTGGCCGCCGAAGTGGCGGCTGGCCGCTTCCGCGCCGACCTCTACCACCGCCTGTCGGTCTACCCCCTGCGCGTGCCGCCGCTGCGCGAGCGTGGGCGCGACGTGCTCGCGCTGGCCGGCGGCTTCCTCGAGGAAAACCAGCACCGCCTGGGCGCCCGCAACCTGCGGCTGTCGCCCGCCGCCAAGGCCGCGCTGCTCAACCTGACGTGGCCCGGCAACGTGCGCGAGCTGGAACACGCGATCGCCCGCGCCGCCTTGCGTGCCGTCGCCGAGCAGGGCCGGGCAGCGCGCTGGATTCGCATCGAGCCGCGCCATCTCGAGATGGCAGACCCCGGCCGGCAGCCCGACAAGGCCGGCGCACCCGTCACGCCGGCGGCGCCGCCGACGCCGATGACCTTGCGCGCGGCCACCGAAGCCTTCCAGCGCGGGTGGATCGAGAGCGCGCTGGCCCGCCACGACGGCTCGCTGTCGGCCGTCGCGCGTGAAGCCGGCATGGACCGCAGCAACTTCCACCGGCTGGCCCGGCGCCTCGGCATCGCCGCGCCCAAGCCGACGCAGGGATAG
- a CDS encoding HAD family hydrolase, with translation MQDHRPIIALDADGVLLDFNRAYALAWQRAFGVLPAERDPQAYWALDRWQVERLEGERLARFRDSFDEQFWGSVPPMAGAIEACHALKRAGYELVCVSALPAVYAEARRRNLLDHGFPIDRVVATGHTAAERSPKAEVLEQLRPVAFVDDYLPYMVGVPEDVHTALVLREPNGSPNVGEHLALVKSQHADLAAFAAWWLDRGARDERDRDLEARGAVA, from the coding sequence ATGCAAGACCATCGACCCATCATCGCCCTCGACGCCGACGGCGTTTTGCTCGACTTCAACCGCGCCTACGCGCTGGCCTGGCAGCGTGCCTTCGGCGTGCTGCCGGCCGAGCGCGACCCGCAGGCCTATTGGGCGCTGGACCGCTGGCAGGTGGAGCGCCTGGAAGGCGAACGACTGGCGCGTTTCAGGGACAGTTTCGACGAGCAGTTCTGGGGCAGCGTGCCGCCGATGGCGGGCGCCATCGAAGCCTGTCACGCCTTGAAGCGCGCCGGCTACGAACTGGTGTGCGTGTCAGCCTTGCCGGCGGTGTATGCCGAGGCGCGCCGGCGCAACCTGCTCGACCACGGTTTCCCGATCGACCGGGTGGTCGCGACCGGTCACACGGCGGCCGAACGCAGCCCCAAGGCGGAGGTGCTCGAGCAGCTGCGGCCGGTGGCCTTCGTCGACGACTACCTGCCCTACATGGTGGGCGTGCCCGAGGACGTCCACACCGCGCTCGTGCTGCGCGAGCCCAACGGATCGCCCAACGTCGGCGAGCATCTGGCGCTGGTCAAGTCGCAGCATGCCGACCTGGCGGCCTTTGCGGCGTGGTGGCTGGATCGCGGCGCGCGCGACGAACGGGACCGTGATCTCGAGGCGCGGGGCGCCGTGGCCTGA
- the hmpA gene encoding NO-inducible flavohemoprotein, giving the protein MLTPQTISLVKATVPLLQQQGVAITEHFYALMFRQHPEVRGFFNPAHQAAGTQARALAGAVLAYAAHIDRLDAIAPALPRIVHKHAALGVRPEHYPVVGACLLQAIRAVLGEAASEPVMAAWAEAYGALAEILIEAEAQVLRERAARPGGWQGQRAFRIARKHPESELITSFYLEPCDGGPLLEFEPGQYLTLELSLNGETVRRHYSLSDAPGKPWYRISVKREAEGRVSGWLHAHARPGDTVQVQPPSGDFVLDRSAPLTRPLLLVTAGVGLTPAMSMLEVVAPTGRPVHFLHAARHGGVHAFRERVAQLAAKHANVRVHYLYDQPRPQDRPDSVGRLSADVMAAHLPADRDVDLYFLGPKPFMQSVLATALSLGVARERLRYEFFGPLEALQPA; this is encoded by the coding sequence ATGTTGACCCCTCAGACCATCAGCCTCGTCAAGGCCACCGTGCCGTTGCTGCAGCAGCAAGGTGTCGCCATCACCGAGCACTTCTATGCGCTGATGTTCCGCCAGCACCCCGAGGTGCGCGGGTTCTTCAACCCCGCTCACCAGGCCGCCGGGACCCAGGCGCGCGCGCTGGCCGGCGCAGTGCTGGCCTACGCCGCGCACATCGACCGACTCGACGCGATCGCCCCGGCGCTGCCGCGCATCGTGCACAAGCACGCGGCGCTGGGCGTGCGGCCCGAGCACTACCCGGTGGTGGGCGCGTGTCTGCTGCAAGCCATCCGCGCGGTGCTGGGCGAGGCCGCGAGCGAGCCCGTCATGGCGGCCTGGGCCGAGGCGTACGGCGCGCTGGCCGAGATCTTGATCGAGGCCGAAGCGCAGGTCTTGCGCGAGCGCGCGGCGCGGCCAGGCGGCTGGCAGGGCCAGCGTGCGTTTCGGATCGCGCGCAAACATCCCGAGAGCGAGTTGATCACCTCGTTCTACCTCGAGCCCTGCGACGGCGGGCCCTTGCTCGAGTTCGAGCCGGGCCAGTACCTCACGCTGGAGCTGTCGTTGAACGGTGAGACGGTGCGGCGCCACTATTCCTTGTCGGACGCACCGGGCAAGCCCTGGTACCGCATCAGCGTCAAGCGGGAAGCCGAAGGCCGGGTGTCCGGGTGGCTGCACGCGCATGCCCGGCCGGGCGACACCGTGCAGGTGCAACCGCCGTCGGGCGACTTCGTGTTGGACCGCAGCGCGCCGCTGACCCGCCCGCTGCTGTTGGTCACCGCCGGGGTCGGCTTGACGCCGGCGATGTCCATGCTCGAAGTCGTCGCGCCGACCGGCCGCCCGGTGCATTTCCTCCATGCGGCGCGCCACGGCGGCGTGCACGCCTTCCGCGAGCGGGTGGCGCAGTTGGCGGCGAAACATGCCAACGTGAGGGTGCATTACCTCTACGACCAGCCGCGCCCCCAAGACCGCCCCGACAGCGTCGGGCGGTTGTCGGCCGACGTGATGGCGGCGCATTTGCCGGCCGACCGCGACGTCGACTTGTACTTCCTCGGACCCAAGCCCTTCATGCAGTCGGTGCTGGCCACCGCACTGTCGCTCGGCGTGGCACGCGAGCGCCTACGCTACGAGTTTTTCGGGCCGCTCGAAGCGCTGCAGCCAGCCTGA
- a CDS encoding histidine phosphatase family protein — protein sequence MSLLIVRHGETQLNVARTLQPADTPLSPRGRAQARAVGERLRELGVAQILSSDLPRALQTAEAIAAATGAPIETTPLLQERNYGDWRGRRYDELGLDPLVMEEAPPGGESGPAFRQRVALAFARAVQLGAPLDGHLAVVTHGLVIRAMAGQHLRLPTDRPTVLRFDNTSLTTVSCHAPHDVELLDCTRHLEGLPTPGGGLSGG from the coding sequence ATGTCGCTACTGATCGTCCGCCACGGCGAAACCCAACTCAACGTGGCCCGCACGCTGCAGCCAGCCGACACGCCGTTGAGCCCGCGCGGCCGTGCCCAGGCGCGCGCGGTGGGCGAGCGTTTGCGTGAACTGGGTGTGGCCCAGATCCTCAGCAGCGATCTTCCGCGCGCCTTGCAGACGGCCGAGGCCATCGCGGCGGCCACCGGGGCACCGATCGAGACCACACCCTTGCTGCAGGAACGCAATTACGGCGACTGGCGCGGGCGCCGCTATGACGAACTCGGCCTCGACCCGCTGGTGATGGAAGAAGCCCCGCCCGGCGGCGAGTCGGGCCCGGCGTTCCGCCAGCGGGTCGCGCTGGCCTTCGCACGGGCCGTGCAACTGGGCGCGCCGCTCGACGGCCACCTCGCGGTGGTCACGCACGGCCTGGTGATCCGCGCCATGGCCGGTCAACACCTGCGCTTGCCGACCGACCGCCCGACCGTGCTGCGCTTCGACAACACCTCGCTGACGACCGTCTCGTGCCACGCGCCGCACGATGTCGAGCTGCTCGATTGCACCCGGCACCTCGAAGGCCTGCCCACACCGGGCGGTGGGCTGTCGGGCGGCTGA
- the surE gene encoding 5'/3'-nucleotidase SurE, giving the protein MQHNNDHLVQRVLLTNDDGIDAPGLAVLEHIAADLAREVWVVAPEHDQSGTSHSISLHAPLRVRRHAERRFAVMGTPGDCVVMAARYLMRDAPPDLVLSGVNKGANLGVETVFSGTVGAAMTGLLLGLRSIALSQSFTRRDQVRWDTARALGPDVVRRLLRAPWNGQFCLNVNFPDVDPEAAGPLQVSHQGAGLLLDIGVQSATDPRSVAYHWLTFQRGARDNAADSETAIVAAGGISATPMRFERTDDSAFDLLRSAVETSLQR; this is encoded by the coding sequence ATGCAACACAACAACGACCACCTGGTGCAGCGGGTATTGCTGACGAACGACGACGGCATCGATGCGCCCGGGCTGGCGGTGCTGGAACACATCGCCGCCGATCTGGCGCGTGAGGTCTGGGTGGTGGCGCCTGAGCACGACCAGAGCGGCACCTCGCACTCCATCAGCCTGCATGCGCCGCTGCGGGTGCGCCGTCATGCCGAGCGGCGATTCGCGGTGATGGGCACCCCGGGCGATTGTGTCGTGATGGCGGCCCGCTACCTGATGCGCGACGCGCCGCCCGACCTGGTGTTGTCAGGCGTGAACAAGGGCGCCAACCTGGGCGTCGAAACGGTGTTCTCCGGCACCGTGGGCGCCGCGATGACGGGGCTGCTGCTCGGCCTGCGCTCGATTGCGCTGAGCCAGTCGTTCACCCGGCGCGACCAGGTGCGCTGGGACACGGCGCGCGCGCTCGGCCCGGACGTCGTGCGCCGGCTGCTGCGCGCCCCGTGGAACGGACAGTTCTGCCTCAACGTCAACTTCCCTGACGTCGACCCCGAGGCCGCCGGGCCCCTGCAGGTGTCACACCAGGGCGCCGGGCTGCTGCTCGACATCGGCGTCCAGTCGGCCACCGACCCCCGCTCGGTGGCCTACCACTGGCTGACGTTCCAGCGCGGCGCGCGCGACAACGCCGCCGACAGCGAGACCGCCATCGTGGCGGCCGGCGGCATCTCGGCGACCCCGATGCGCTTCGAGCGCACCGACGACAGCGCCTTCGACCTGCTGCGCTCGGCGGTCGAGACTTCGCTGCAGCGCTGA